The proteins below come from a single Campylobacter sp. CCUG 57310 genomic window:
- the ccoS gene encoding cbb3-type cytochrome oxidase assembly protein CcoS codes for MDISIIALMIGVSTLLGAFGLFALLWGLKTRQFEDYRKFLDGTKYDGEDALNDAYKMELKQKEATKKGYRPPD; via the coding sequence ATGGATATAAGTATAATAGCTTTGATGATAGGCGTTTCGACTCTGCTTGGAGCTTTTGGGCTCTTTGCTTTGCTTTGGGGGCTTAAGACTAGGCAGTTTGAAGACTATCGTAAATTTTTAGACGGAACAAAATATGACGGCGAAGATGCGCTAAATGACGCTTATAAAATGGAGTTAAAACAAAAAGAGGCGACCAAAAAAGGTTATAGGCCGCCTGATTGA
- a CDS encoding c-type cytochrome, producing MKKVYILAAACLLGSSLYAADGAEIYKKCVACHGQSAEKKYANKVPPLVSVSKEDRLKALEGYKEGTNNTYGMGAVMKTQVRSLSADDLKAVNDFIETLK from the coding sequence ATGAAAAAAGTATATATTTTGGCGGCTGCCTGCTTACTAGGCTCATCTCTATACGCAGCTGACGGGGCTGAAATTTATAAAAAATGCGTAGCCTGTCATGGTCAATCTGCCGAAAAAAAGTATGCGAACAAAGTTCCGCCACTTGTTTCGGTATCTAAAGAGGATCGTTTAAAAGCGCTTGAAGGCTATAAAGAAGGCACAAACAATACTTACGGTATGGGTGCTGTTATGAAAACTCAGGTTAGAAGCTTAAGCGCGGATGATCTAAAAGCGGTTAACGACTTCATAGAAACTTTAAAATAA